One stretch of Akkermansia massiliensis DNA includes these proteins:
- a CDS encoding alkaline phosphatase family protein: protein MKLPRTRVAVIDVVALSRQMMEHMPRLSAWAEGRRVSSFPPAFPALTCSAQSTYVTGLSPREHAIPGNGWYNRNMSEIQFWKQSNKLVQGPRLWEKLRERYGPGFTCAKLFWWYNMYSTADWTITPRPMYPADGRKVFDIYTQPMELRETIKKDLGEFPFPTFWGPMAGIQSSRWIADSARWVERKHRPALNLIYLPYLDYDLQKFGPSSMQAARAAEAMDGLLCDLVDFLEQEGVTPVILSEYGISDVSRSIALNRLFRERGWIAVKPEMGTEMLDCGASRAFAVADHQTAHIYINDPSVKEEVKTLLAATPGVEETRETDFSGLNPAAQERLPDFTAVAAPDAWFTYYYWLDDARAPDFARCVDIHRKPGYDPAEMFFDPTLSFPMFHAAAFLLKKKLGFRALMKIIPLNGDQVKGSHGRDRVPANQQPVFIGPASLPEIRSAQDVHEAILSAFEKE from the coding sequence ATGAAACTCCCTCGCACCCGTGTGGCCGTCATTGACGTGGTGGCCCTTTCCCGCCAGATGATGGAACACATGCCGCGACTCTCCGCCTGGGCGGAGGGGAGGCGCGTTTCCTCCTTCCCCCCTGCCTTTCCGGCCCTCACCTGCTCCGCGCAGAGTACTTATGTGACGGGGCTTTCCCCGCGGGAGCACGCCATCCCCGGCAACGGATGGTACAACCGGAACATGAGTGAAATCCAGTTCTGGAAGCAATCCAACAAACTGGTGCAGGGACCGCGCCTCTGGGAAAAGCTGCGGGAACGGTACGGACCCGGCTTCACCTGCGCCAAGCTCTTCTGGTGGTACAACATGTACTCCACGGCGGACTGGACCATCACGCCGCGCCCCATGTACCCGGCGGACGGCCGCAAGGTCTTCGACATCTACACCCAGCCCATGGAACTCCGGGAGACCATTAAAAAAGACCTGGGGGAATTCCCCTTCCCCACCTTCTGGGGCCCCATGGCCGGCATCCAGTCCTCCCGATGGATAGCGGACTCCGCCCGGTGGGTGGAACGGAAACACCGCCCTGCCCTCAACCTCATCTACCTGCCCTACCTGGACTATGACCTTCAGAAATTCGGCCCTTCCTCAATGCAGGCGGCCCGGGCGGCGGAAGCCATGGACGGTTTGCTCTGCGACCTGGTCGACTTTCTGGAACAGGAAGGCGTCACCCCCGTTATCCTCAGTGAATACGGCATTTCCGACGTCTCCCGCAGCATTGCCCTCAACCGCCTCTTCCGTGAACGGGGCTGGATCGCCGTCAAACCGGAAATGGGTACGGAAATGCTGGACTGCGGCGCCTCCCGGGCCTTTGCTGTGGCGGACCATCAGACAGCCCATATTTACATCAACGACCCTTCCGTGAAGGAAGAGGTGAAAACGCTGCTCGCCGCCACCCCCGGAGTGGAGGAAACCAGGGAAACGGACTTCTCCGGCCTGAATCCTGCGGCGCAGGAACGCCTGCCGGACTTCACTGCCGTCGCGGCCCCGGATGCGTGGTTCACCTACTACTACTGGCTGGACGACGCCAGGGCCCCGGACTTCGCCCGCTGCGTAGACATCCATCGCAAGCCCGGCTACGATCCGGCGGAAATGTTCTTTGACCCGACCCTCTCCTTCCCCATGTTCCACGCCGCCGCCTTCCTGCTGAAAAAAAAGCTGGGCTTCCGCGCACTGATGAAAATCATTCCCCTCAACGGAGACCAGGTGAAAGGCTCCCATGGCAGGGACCGGGTACCCGCAAACCAGCAGCCCGTATTCATCGGCCCGGCATCCCTGCCGGAAATCCGTTCCGCGCAGGACGTGCATGAGGCCATCCTCTCCGCCTTTGAAAAAGAGTGA
- the rph gene encoding ribonuclease PH: protein MAASVMIPRMERQDKRLVDQLRPISFETGIAPNATASVLVTFGRTKVICAVTIEEDVPRWMKVQRVEGGWLTAEYSMLPYSTLDRKRRDITAGKLDGRSSEIQRLIGRSLRAAVDLGKIGQRTIWVDCDVLQADGGTRTASITGASVALAIAVNKLVAQGKLAESPMKRLVSAVSVGMLGGEALLDLCYVEDKDAEVDMNLVMTDRGEFVEVQGSGEEAVFTADQMSRMLELGRKGLEEIAGLQRQVIADADKPDADALEGLSAFFGSGRQA from the coding sequence ATGGCGGCATCCGTCATGATTCCCCGCATGGAACGTCAGGATAAACGACTTGTGGACCAGTTGCGCCCGATCAGCTTTGAAACGGGGATTGCCCCGAATGCCACGGCCTCCGTGCTGGTGACCTTCGGCCGCACCAAGGTGATTTGCGCCGTTACGATTGAGGAGGATGTCCCCCGCTGGATGAAGGTTCAGCGTGTGGAGGGCGGCTGGCTGACGGCGGAGTATTCCATGCTCCCCTATTCCACGCTTGACCGCAAGCGGCGCGATATTACGGCAGGGAAGCTGGACGGACGTTCCAGCGAAATCCAGCGCCTGATAGGCCGCTCCCTGAGGGCTGCCGTGGACCTGGGCAAGATCGGGCAGCGCACGATCTGGGTGGACTGCGATGTTTTGCAGGCGGACGGGGGCACCCGGACCGCTTCCATCACCGGGGCTTCCGTGGCCCTGGCCATTGCCGTGAACAAGCTGGTGGCGCAAGGCAAGCTGGCGGAGTCTCCCATGAAGAGGCTGGTTTCCGCCGTTTCCGTGGGGATGCTGGGCGGGGAAGCCCTGCTGGACCTTTGCTATGTGGAGGACAAGGATGCGGAGGTGGATATGAACCTGGTGATGACGGACCGCGGTGAGTTTGTGGAAGTGCAGGGCTCCGGGGAGGAGGCCGTGTTTACGGCGGACCAGATGAGCCGGATGCTGGAACTGGGCCGCAAGGGCCTGGAAGAGATTGCCGGGCTTCAGCGCCAGGTGATCGCCGATGCGGACAAGCCGGACGCCGACGCGCTGGAAGGGCTGAGCGCCTTTTTCGGCAGCGGCAGGCAGGCATGA
- a CDS encoding type II secretion system protein, with protein sequence MKVSFATRQLRRGFTLIELLVVIAIIALLASVAYGPILNQINKGDQMQALTNMKNVGVAMNEFKSNSKLGNFPDDITADRVVAQHNYMSGLGALQGDTSNDYFRQLLGNESVSESNFYAKVQTPSGGSTVTPDGEIYDGKALTPGEVGFSYVMRKGDNNKKVGIGSSVGEYPLMVTSVLPGEDGSTVVAGNAVRFDPESFRGKVLIFTTAQSAKTLELDDNDNLQDTFIPKRRGKDVSDQFLILTPDFSGQE encoded by the coding sequence ATGAAAGTATCTTTTGCAACACGCCAGTTACGCAGGGGGTTCACCCTGATCGAACTTTTGGTTGTTATTGCCATTATCGCCCTGCTGGCTTCCGTGGCGTACGGTCCGATTCTGAACCAGATCAACAAGGGCGACCAGATGCAGGCCCTGACCAACATGAAGAACGTGGGTGTGGCGATGAACGAGTTCAAGTCCAACAGCAAGCTGGGCAACTTCCCCGATGACATCACCGCGGACCGCGTGGTGGCGCAGCACAATTACATGAGCGGCCTGGGCGCGCTCCAGGGGGATACCTCCAATGACTACTTCCGCCAGCTTCTGGGCAATGAGTCCGTTTCCGAAAGCAACTTCTACGCCAAGGTGCAGACTCCTTCCGGCGGTTCCACCGTTACTCCCGACGGTGAAATCTATGACGGCAAGGCCCTGACCCCCGGTGAAGTGGGCTTCTCCTACGTCATGCGCAAGGGTGACAATAACAAGAAGGTAGGCATTGGCAGCTCCGTGGGTGAATATCCCCTGATGGTTACTTCCGTGCTCCCCGGTGAAGACGGCAGCACCGTCGTGGCTGGCAACGCCGTCCGCTTTGACCCGGAAAGCTTCCGCGGCAAGGTTCTGATTTTCACGACCGCCCAGAGCGCCAAGACTCTGGAACTGGATGACAACGACAACCTTCAGGACACCTTCATTCCCAAGAGAAGGGGCAAGGATGTCAGTGACCAGTTCCTGATTCTCACGCCTGATTTCAGCGGCCAGGAATAA
- a CDS encoding PEP-CTERM sorting domain-containing protein yields the protein MTKIVIALLSLAAPLACAALPSGSPSGAAAPGEEKVVQMKGVMSLSPAMVKEINEGGALTISSPSFPSGYYTVYRFVSSRGNVVQAFSVLERNQLQALGMALPVQVKAREELDEDVSWKLEREVVAMFSYGRSYMPHCEEVLVREAVYGPLSGAMVSHGGGGGFYGGPPGRGNGFAANQLKPSLPDNEASSKPSDDKETPVSPDRKPDGGTEAAGDEAVADSGKEELSLDSLLTENTVPTSSPDPKTLRLPASLKAEAVPEPSSAMLGMFGIACLLMRRKRS from the coding sequence ATGACCAAGATTGTGATTGCCCTGTTATCCTTAGCGGCGCCACTGGCATGCGCCGCCCTGCCTTCCGGTTCACCCTCCGGAGCCGCCGCCCCTGGTGAGGAGAAGGTGGTTCAAATGAAGGGCGTCATGTCCTTGTCTCCCGCTATGGTCAAGGAGATCAATGAAGGCGGAGCCCTGACTATTTCCTCCCCCTCTTTTCCTTCCGGTTATTATACCGTGTACCGTTTTGTTTCCTCCCGCGGGAATGTAGTGCAGGCTTTTTCCGTGTTGGAGAGAAACCAGCTCCAGGCCCTTGGGATGGCTCTTCCCGTGCAGGTAAAGGCCCGGGAAGAGCTGGATGAAGACGTATCCTGGAAGCTGGAACGGGAAGTGGTAGCCATGTTTTCCTATGGAAGATCCTATATGCCCCATTGTGAGGAAGTCCTGGTGCGGGAGGCCGTGTACGGCCCCTTGTCCGGCGCGATGGTTTCCCATGGCGGCGGCGGAGGATTTTACGGAGGGCCTCCCGGCAGGGGAAACGGGTTTGCCGCCAACCAGCTTAAACCAAGTCTTCCGGATAATGAGGCCAGCTCCAAGCCGTCAGACGACAAGGAGACGCCTGTTTCTCCGGACAGGAAGCCCGACGGAGGGACAGAGGCGGCCGGAGATGAGGCTGTGGCTGATTCCGGGAAGGAAGAGCTTTCTCTGGATTCCCTGCTTACTGAAAATACGGTGCCGACGTCTTCTCCCGATCCCAAGACGCTGCGTTTGCCGGCGTCTCTGAAGGCGGAGGCCGTTCCGGAACCGTCTTCCGCCATGCTGGGCATGTTCGGCATCGCCTGCCTGCTGATGCGGCGCAAGCGGAGTTGA
- a CDS encoding alpha-L-fucosidase — MNKLASLFLGTVLSSSMLPGWAADPPKPYGAVPTPSQVNWQRMEFYGFIHFGLNTFTGREWGYGDENPKIFNPTDFNASDIVSTFKKGGMKGMIYTAKHHDGFCAWPTKSTDHNITKSPWKNGKGDVVKEFALACKKHGIKFGTYLSPWDRNNADYGKEGYLDVYYKQIRELLTNYGPVFEIWFDGANGGDGYYGGAKEKRNIGDAEKYYNFEKIVEMIRKIQPNCIIWGAGHYGDARWGGSEKGHVNYPHWSTVGLNGGGGGTGKRGGERWVPAEGDTTINHSGWFWHQGQASRVKSPEELMQVWFDSVGRGANLILNVAADKTGKLDPADVKSLMEFKELRDKLYARDYALGATVTATQTRGNDKKFAPSNMTDGNMETYWAVEDDNLTPTAFITLPKPATFDVIRLREQIRLGQRVDSFNIDAFINGKWVCIDNEGKTIGNQVMRRLNRPITAQKLRLRITGSQATPCISEFSLFRQPAGAVRPSIFRRGDNLIILADGKNKILYTTDGSEPKEGSPVYRQGAKFAESGTVKARCQFSNGKLGPVSQAKFGISKTGWKVKNATSGNAAAAIDDNPETSWFAKAEAPQSFVVDMGKPYQVSSFSYLPRQDGKTSGMTDKYQFEVSPDGKTWTKAAEGEFSNLRANPIEQSVNLKNVKEPVRYFRFTGTNSLDGNSASAAEINVFGTPAGK; from the coding sequence ATGAACAAGCTTGCCTCCCTCTTCCTCGGAACGGTTCTCTCTTCTTCAATGCTGCCCGGCTGGGCCGCAGACCCTCCCAAGCCCTACGGGGCGGTGCCAACCCCCTCCCAGGTCAACTGGCAGCGCATGGAATTCTACGGCTTCATCCACTTTGGCCTGAATACCTTCACGGGCAGGGAATGGGGCTATGGCGACGAAAATCCGAAAATCTTCAACCCTACGGACTTCAATGCCTCCGACATCGTTTCCACCTTCAAGAAGGGCGGCATGAAAGGAATGATCTATACGGCCAAGCACCACGACGGCTTCTGCGCGTGGCCCACCAAGTCCACGGACCACAACATCACCAAAAGCCCGTGGAAAAACGGCAAGGGAGACGTGGTCAAGGAATTCGCCCTGGCCTGCAAAAAGCACGGCATTAAATTCGGCACCTACCTCAGTCCCTGGGACCGCAACAATGCGGACTACGGCAAGGAAGGCTATCTGGACGTTTACTACAAGCAAATCCGCGAACTGCTGACCAACTACGGCCCCGTCTTTGAAATCTGGTTTGACGGCGCCAACGGGGGGGACGGCTACTACGGAGGGGCCAAGGAAAAGCGCAACATCGGCGACGCGGAAAAGTACTACAACTTTGAAAAAATCGTGGAGATGATCCGCAAAATCCAGCCCAACTGCATCATCTGGGGCGCGGGCCACTACGGAGACGCCCGCTGGGGCGGCTCTGAAAAGGGCCACGTCAACTACCCCCATTGGAGCACCGTGGGGCTGAACGGCGGAGGCGGAGGAACCGGCAAGCGCGGCGGAGAACGCTGGGTGCCGGCGGAAGGGGACACCACCATCAACCATTCCGGCTGGTTCTGGCACCAGGGGCAGGCTTCCCGCGTCAAATCCCCGGAAGAACTCATGCAGGTATGGTTTGACTCCGTGGGACGCGGAGCCAACCTCATCCTCAACGTGGCGGCGGACAAAACCGGCAAACTGGACCCTGCGGACGTCAAATCCCTGATGGAATTCAAGGAACTGCGCGACAAGCTGTATGCCAGGGACTATGCCCTGGGCGCCACCGTCACGGCCACCCAGACGCGCGGCAATGACAAAAAATTCGCCCCCTCCAACATGACGGACGGCAACATGGAAACCTACTGGGCCGTGGAGGACGACAACCTGACGCCCACCGCCTTCATTACGCTGCCCAAACCCGCCACCTTCGACGTCATCCGGCTGCGCGAACAGATCCGCCTGGGCCAGCGTGTGGACTCCTTCAACATTGACGCCTTCATCAACGGCAAATGGGTCTGCATCGACAATGAAGGAAAGACCATCGGCAACCAGGTCATGCGGCGTTTGAACCGCCCCATCACCGCCCAGAAGCTGCGCCTGCGCATCACGGGCAGCCAGGCCACGCCCTGCATCTCTGAATTCTCCCTCTTCCGCCAGCCGGCAGGCGCCGTGCGGCCCTCCATCTTCCGCCGCGGAGACAACCTCATCATCCTTGCGGACGGCAAGAACAAAATCCTGTACACGACGGACGGCAGCGAACCCAAGGAAGGCTCCCCCGTCTATAGACAGGGCGCCAAATTTGCGGAAAGCGGCACTGTCAAGGCTCGCTGCCAATTCTCCAACGGCAAGCTGGGTCCCGTCAGCCAGGCCAAATTCGGCATCAGCAAAACCGGGTGGAAGGTGAAAAACGCCACTTCCGGAAACGCTGCGGCGGCCATTGACGACAATCCGGAAACCTCCTGGTTCGCCAAGGCTGAGGCGCCCCAATCCTTTGTGGTGGATATGGGCAAACCCTACCAGGTCTCCAGCTTCTCCTACCTGCCCAGGCAGGATGGAAAAACCTCCGGAATGACGGACAAATACCAGTTTGAAGTGAGCCCGGACGGAAAAACCTGGACGAAGGCGGCGGAAGGGGAATTCTCCAACCTCCGCGCCAATCCCATCGAGCAATCCGTCAACCTCAAGAACGTCAAGGAACCCGTACGCTACTTCCGCTTCACCGGCACGAACTCGCTGGACGGCAACAGTGCTTCCGCTGCGGAAATCAACGTCTTCGGCACGCCCGCAGGCAAATAA
- a CDS encoding M23 family metallopeptidase has translation MSYFRFLLLALVLLTGSAFISESAPVYMARRDSKFALVPLCDGFDFPVGKPDGNGYYRSRGLRVKSPRHMGEDWNGNSGGNSDLGDPVYSVGHGVVTYAADARGAWGKVVIVRHAFREPKSGKVLCCQTLYAHLNDINVVLGQLVLRGTQVGTIGTNRGMYPAHLHIELHYNPDVNCGQQGIPKTERNYGRLTDFITRFRRLPLEKRMVRVPIGGFLPYKGTEGL, from the coding sequence ATGTCCTATTTCCGTTTTTTACTGCTGGCGCTGGTTCTTCTGACCGGTTCCGCGTTTATCAGCGAGAGCGCTCCCGTTTACATGGCCCGGCGGGACAGCAAGTTCGCGCTCGTCCCTCTTTGCGACGGTTTTGATTTTCCGGTAGGCAAGCCTGACGGCAACGGCTATTACCGGTCCCGCGGCCTGCGCGTGAAAAGCCCCCGCCACATGGGCGAGGACTGGAACGGCAACAGCGGGGGCAATTCCGATCTGGGCGATCCCGTTTATTCCGTGGGCCACGGCGTGGTGACTTACGCGGCGGACGCCCGCGGCGCGTGGGGAAAGGTGGTGATTGTCCGCCATGCCTTCCGCGAGCCCAAGTCCGGAAAGGTTCTTTGCTGCCAGACGCTTTACGCCCATTTGAATGATATTAACGTCGTGCTGGGGCAGTTGGTGCTCCGCGGCACCCAGGTGGGCACCATCGGCACGAACCGCGGCATGTATCCGGCCCACCTTCATATTGAACTGCATTACAATCCGGACGTGAATTGCGGCCAGCAGGGTATTCCCAAGACGGAGCGCAATTACGGCCGCCTGACGGATTTCATCACCCGCTTCCGCCGCCTGCCTCTGGAAAAGAGGATGGTGCGCGTGCCCATCGGCGGGTTCCTGCCTTACAAGGGCACGGAAGGACTTTGA
- the nadD gene encoding nicotinate (nicotinamide) nucleotide adenylyltransferase, with translation MKLCIFGGSFDPVHEGHVRVAAHAREYCGLDRVLFMPCSLSPLKEQAPAVTDDQRCRMIDLALRGLDWAVLDRTDLNLPPPSWSWRVAECVADRYPGAELFWLMGKDQWDSLEQWGRWEHLAGLVTFIVYHRGGEPAPREGVRAVFIEGDEPASSTRVRHDLRTGVCPVPHLNPEVESLIRREGLYGAARS, from the coding sequence GTGAAGCTGTGCATTTTCGGCGGTTCGTTTGATCCCGTGCATGAAGGGCACGTTCGTGTGGCTGCGCATGCGCGTGAGTACTGCGGGCTGGACCGTGTGCTGTTCATGCCGTGCTCCCTGTCTCCGCTGAAGGAGCAGGCCCCCGCCGTGACGGATGACCAGCGTTGCCGGATGATTGATCTGGCGCTTCGGGGACTGGATTGGGCCGTGCTTGACCGGACGGATTTGAATCTTCCGCCGCCTTCGTGGTCTTGGAGAGTGGCGGAGTGCGTAGCGGACCGTTATCCCGGCGCGGAGCTGTTCTGGCTGATGGGCAAGGACCAGTGGGATTCCCTGGAACAGTGGGGCCGCTGGGAGCACCTGGCCGGGCTGGTGACGTTCATCGTGTACCACCGCGGCGGTGAACCGGCGCCCAGGGAAGGGGTGCGCGCCGTTTTCATTGAGGGGGATGAGCCCGCTTCTTCCACCCGTGTGCGGCATGATCTGCGTACGGGCGTATGCCCCGTGCCTCATTTGAATCCGGAGGTGGAGAGCCTGATCAGGCGGGAAGGCCTGTACGGCGCGGCGCGCAGCTAG
- the truA gene encoding tRNA pseudouridine(38-40) synthase TruA, with protein sequence MPRIRFTTAYDGRPYLGWQSQPGGRTVQDALERAFSALFGSAVRIHGSGRTDAGVHALGQVFHVDAPDTHRIPADKWPTALNTRLPRTIRITHAEYVPPGFHARFSAAGKTYRYCISRAPVLSPFDAGLAWHRPLAWSTDILEQAVRLFLGTHDFTAFAALRGNEPRPIPADYFLRTITQAQVVQEGERVFITLTGTGFLYKMVRLMAGAAHEAARGKITLDELARLINYPRPDDKSPFCAPPDGLTLMQVHYAEEAPGNKQE encoded by the coding sequence ATGCCCCGCATCCGTTTCACCACCGCGTACGATGGACGCCCCTACCTGGGCTGGCAGAGCCAGCCGGGAGGCCGCACCGTACAGGACGCCCTGGAACGCGCCTTTTCCGCCCTCTTCGGCTCCGCCGTCCGCATCCACGGCTCCGGCAGGACGGATGCCGGCGTGCATGCGCTGGGCCAGGTCTTCCATGTGGATGCGCCGGACACCCACCGCATTCCTGCGGACAAATGGCCCACCGCCCTCAATACCCGCCTGCCCCGGACCATACGGATCACCCATGCGGAATACGTTCCCCCAGGCTTTCACGCCCGGTTCAGCGCGGCGGGAAAAACCTACCGCTACTGTATCTCCCGTGCGCCTGTCCTCAGCCCTTTTGACGCCGGGCTGGCCTGGCACCGTCCACTGGCCTGGAGCACGGACATTCTGGAGCAAGCCGTCCGGCTCTTTCTGGGAACGCATGACTTTACGGCCTTTGCGGCCCTGCGCGGCAATGAACCGCGCCCCATCCCGGCGGACTACTTCCTCCGCACCATCACGCAGGCGCAGGTGGTGCAGGAGGGGGAACGTGTCTTCATCACCCTCACCGGAACGGGCTTTCTCTATAAAATGGTGCGCCTCATGGCAGGAGCCGCTCATGAAGCCGCGCGGGGAAAAATCACGCTGGACGAACTGGCGCGCCTCATTAACTACCCACGCCCGGATGATAAAAGCCCGTTCTGCGCCCCGCCGGACGGGCTCACGCTGATGCAGGTCCACTACGCGGAGGAAGCCCCCGGAAACAAGCAGGAATGA
- a CDS encoding L,D-transpeptidase family protein → MKLPLFHLLVPCLCVPFLFSSCGTTGGGSSPSSSSNVPVEEMTGYFEESGTIPGHLLKWEDDPSLPGKLLVVVDKKKQMMYVYRGTHRIAYAPISSGRSSGMTPSGYFRIASKDADHHSYYGAFINAAGELRDGDIRKDAARPGERFEPAKMPYFMRVNGAVGIHEGYLPGRPSSHGCIRIPHLVAKNLFEVAPVGTRVIVRDGDWNIHELQKKPSGIFRTVHKPSAQRAGANSASSGKKELVKSEASVEKDAAAMPPVGEQENAPLPSSGADAVTPSSSHGLEGLE, encoded by the coding sequence ATGAAGTTACCCCTTTTCCATCTGCTGGTTCCCTGCCTGTGCGTTCCGTTCCTGTTTTCCTCCTGCGGCACCACGGGTGGGGGCTCTTCCCCTTCTTCCTCTTCCAATGTTCCGGTGGAGGAAATGACCGGGTATTTTGAGGAAAGCGGAACCATTCCGGGACACCTGCTCAAATGGGAGGACGATCCGTCCCTGCCCGGAAAGCTCCTGGTCGTGGTGGACAAGAAGAAGCAGATGATGTACGTGTACCGCGGGACGCACCGCATCGCGTATGCGCCCATCAGTTCCGGAAGGAGTTCCGGCATGACGCCCTCCGGCTATTTCCGCATCGCCTCCAAGGATGCGGACCACCATTCCTATTACGGCGCGTTCATCAATGCCGCCGGGGAGCTGCGGGACGGGGATATACGGAAGGATGCCGCACGGCCCGGAGAAAGGTTTGAACCGGCCAAGATGCCCTATTTCATGAGGGTGAACGGGGCTGTAGGCATTCATGAGGGGTACCTGCCCGGCCGCCCGTCCTCCCACGGGTGCATCCGCATCCCCCATCTGGTGGCGAAGAACCTGTTTGAAGTGGCTCCCGTGGGAACCCGCGTGATTGTCAGAGACGGGGATTGGAATATTCACGAGCTTCAGAAAAAGCCGTCCGGTATTTTCAGAACGGTGCATAAGCCGTCCGCCCAGCGGGCTGGCGCAAATTCAGCTTCCTCCGGGAAGAAGGAGCTTGTAAAGTCAGAGGCGTCCGTAGAGAAGGATGCCGCTGCCATGCCGCCTGTTGGAGAACAGGAAAACGCGCCGCTGCCTTCTTCCGGCGCGGACGCCGTGACCCCCTCTTCATCCCATGGACTCGAAGGACTGGAATAA